A window of Thermosynechococcus sp. NK55a contains these coding sequences:
- the accD gene encoding acetyl-CoA carboxylase, carboxyltransferase subunit beta, with protein MSLFDWFANRRKETALTPMQPEREIADGLWTKCEACGVMIYSKDLHSHQLVCPECGHHHRVSSSERIQQLIDPHTWRPLDENLVSCDPLQFKDRKPYSDRLREYQEKTGLKDAVQTGLGQLEGLPVALGVMDFAFMGGSMGSVVGEKITRLIERATWEHIPLVIVCASGGARMQEGMLSLMQMAKTAAALERHRSAGLLYIPVLTHPTAGGVTASFAMLGDIIIAEPKATIAFAGRRVIEQTLREKLPDDFQTAEFVQKCGFVDVIVPRTQLKSTLARLIRLHQPVASRVSSTVLPKSFPLMAMAEESS; from the coding sequence ATGTCTTTATTTGATTGGTTTGCAAATCGCCGTAAAGAAACCGCGTTGACACCCATGCAGCCAGAGCGAGAGATCGCCGACGGTCTCTGGACAAAGTGCGAAGCCTGTGGCGTCATGATCTACAGCAAGGATCTGCATAGCCATCAACTGGTGTGTCCAGAGTGTGGCCATCACCATCGCGTCAGCAGCAGTGAGCGTATCCAGCAACTGATTGATCCCCACACATGGCGCCCCCTAGATGAAAATTTGGTCAGTTGTGACCCCCTGCAATTTAAGGATCGCAAGCCCTATAGCGATCGCCTGCGGGAATATCAGGAGAAAACAGGGCTTAAGGATGCCGTACAAACTGGCCTGGGCCAACTCGAAGGTCTGCCGGTTGCCTTGGGGGTGATGGACTTTGCCTTCATGGGCGGTAGTATGGGCAGCGTCGTTGGTGAAAAAATCACTCGCCTAATTGAGCGAGCCACTTGGGAGCATATTCCCTTGGTGATTGTCTGTGCTTCTGGGGGGGCGCGCATGCAAGAAGGAATGCTCAGCTTGATGCAAATGGCCAAAACTGCTGCTGCCCTTGAGCGTCATCGCAGTGCTGGTTTGCTTTATATCCCCGTCTTGACCCATCCCACTGCTGGGGGCGTGACCGCTAGCTTCGCGATGTTGGGGGATATTATTATTGCCGAGCCGAAGGCAACAATTGCCTTTGCCGGACGGCGGGTCATTGAGCAAACGCTGCGGGAAAAACTCCCCGACGACTTCCAAACCGCCGAATTTGTCCAGAAATGTGGCTTTGTTGATGTGATTGTGCCGCGCACCCAACTGAAGTCAACCTTGGCCCGGTTAATCCGTTTGCATCAACCCGTGGCAAGTCGCGTGTCCTCAACCGTATTGCCAAAATCATTCCCCTTGATGGCAATGGCTGAAGAATCGTCATAA
- the hemC gene encoding hydroxymethylbilane synthase — MIATSSRPVRIGSRKSQLALVQTEWVQAQLQTHHRDRPFEVVTMTTQGDNILDVALAKIGDKGLFTKELELSMLRGETDLAVHSLKDLPTKLPDGLVLGAITEREDPADALVLGAKWTGHTIDTLPEGTVIGTSSLRRLAQLRHYYPHLTFKDVRGNLNTRLAKLDAGEYDALILAVAGLRRLGFGDRISQVLPATVSLYAVGQGALGIECRAADADILALVKTLEHPETAARCLAERAFLRQLEGGCQVPIGVHTVIENGQLTLTGLVASLDGQRLVKDSLTADVATAEELGTRLALKLREQGASEILEEIFATARPER, encoded by the coding sequence ATGATTGCCACCTCATCCCGTCCGGTTCGCATTGGTTCCCGCAAAAGTCAACTCGCTCTTGTGCAAACGGAATGGGTACAGGCGCAACTGCAAACCCACCATCGCGATCGCCCCTTTGAGGTGGTGACAATGACGACCCAAGGGGACAATATCCTGGATGTTGCCCTTGCCAAAATTGGCGATAAGGGGCTGTTTACCAAAGAGCTAGAACTCTCAATGCTGCGGGGCGAAACTGATTTGGCTGTCCATTCCCTGAAGGATTTACCCACTAAGTTGCCTGACGGCTTGGTTTTGGGCGCGATTACCGAACGGGAAGACCCCGCGGATGCCCTCGTTTTAGGTGCGAAATGGACAGGACACACCATTGATACTCTCCCCGAAGGTACAGTCATTGGTACCTCGTCATTGCGACGCTTGGCCCAACTGCGCCACTACTATCCCCATCTCACCTTCAAGGATGTACGGGGCAACCTAAATACCCGCCTCGCCAAATTGGATGCTGGGGAATACGATGCCCTGATTTTGGCGGTAGCTGGTCTGCGGCGTTTGGGGTTTGGCGATCGCATCAGCCAAGTTTTGCCAGCAACGGTATCCCTCTATGCTGTCGGTCAGGGCGCTTTGGGTATTGAATGCCGCGCCGCGGATGCCGACATTTTGGCTTTGGTGAAAACCCTTGAACATCCGGAGACAGCAGCCCGTTGCCTAGCGGAGCGAGCCTTCCTGCGGCAATTAGAGGGGGGCTGCCAAGTTCCCATTGGCGTTCACACAGTGATTGAAAATGGTCAACTGACCTTAACAGGCCTAGTGGCAAGTCTAGATGGCCAACGCCTTGTCAAAGACAGTCTCACAGCAGATGTGGCCACGGCAGAAGAACTGGGCACCCGCTTGGCCTTAAAACTTCGTGAACAGGGTGCGTCCGAGATTTTAGAAGAAATTTTCGCTACAGCCCGCCCTGAACGCTAG
- a CDS encoding serine/threonine phosphatase: MPTAQTDQNLKLWWGVLYPAYPDHPILAAPNRTSEGTVFEQDTRPPSAAAFFDPQQRYQRWDYRYACDLPQLVQDLRPEEPTLLETLRETAQDWAQGLNILDPGVVIPHLQAQYPDLSAVAIAYLALHLVYPETIPAIHDAWLDTVSPSNLPVNYCHGLILDYNHTARPLQDVWQDDNIADEQIFQYLEDMVDLWKTLEPWHCHYSLLTVRNLAVNPDDQLWLHQLDFTLPLGETFERPTPPPSLVSIWQELFAHASSRRQALFMPLLVSLSTAPLEKISEIQMLLDSLASTLRSEPVSEAETGESTVDLIEKLPDITLSPESAEEDHTAIEDAPTALLPRQLVQVDVAAHTDPGRDRHHNEDFYLINHRQQMRITPNGQQLEVQGVYVLCDGMGGHAEGEVASSLATKTVHEYFEQTWPWQGELPSADEVRNAIYRANEVIFATNDQKAKTGSGRMGTTLVMALLHNYHLRLGHVGDSRIYRFTKRQGLQQLTTDHEVGQRLIQQGVEPEIAYGRPDAYQLTQALGPRNNEAITPEIIDLEILEDTLILLCSDGLSDNRCLETHIISHLLPMLDFSLPLQQSLHQLINLGNQVNGHDNLSAIAIRFKLRSVLSTLF; encoded by the coding sequence ATGCCTACCGCTCAAACTGATCAAAACCTCAAACTTTGGTGGGGTGTGCTTTATCCTGCCTATCCTGATCACCCTATTTTGGCTGCCCCCAACCGCACTTCTGAGGGAACTGTGTTTGAGCAAGATACCCGTCCCCCTAGTGCTGCTGCGTTTTTTGATCCACAGCAGCGCTACCAACGCTGGGATTACCGCTACGCCTGTGATTTGCCCCAACTAGTGCAAGATCTACGGCCTGAGGAACCAACGCTCTTAGAAACCCTCCGCGAAACGGCTCAGGACTGGGCACAGGGGCTAAATATTCTGGACCCTGGTGTGGTCATTCCCCATTTGCAAGCTCAATACCCTGACCTCAGTGCGGTGGCGATCGCCTACCTTGCCCTACACCTTGTCTATCCCGAAACCATTCCAGCCATTCACGATGCGTGGCTAGATACCGTTTCCCCAAGCAACTTACCGGTCAACTACTGCCATGGCCTTATTCTCGACTACAATCACACTGCGCGCCCTCTGCAAGATGTTTGGCAAGACGACAACATTGCCGATGAGCAGATTTTCCAGTACCTAGAGGACATGGTTGACCTCTGGAAAACTTTAGAACCGTGGCATTGCCATTATTCCTTGCTGACAGTCAGAAACTTAGCCGTCAACCCAGACGATCAATTGTGGCTGCATCAACTGGACTTCACTTTGCCCTTAGGGGAAACTTTTGAGCGACCCACGCCGCCCCCTAGCCTCGTTAGCATCTGGCAAGAGTTATTTGCCCATGCCTCTAGTCGCCGCCAAGCCCTTTTCATGCCCCTGTTGGTCTCTTTGAGTACGGCTCCGCTGGAGAAAATCTCAGAAATTCAGATGTTGCTTGACTCCCTTGCCTCCACCTTGCGCAGTGAACCCGTGTCTGAGGCGGAGACAGGCGAAAGTACGGTCGATCTAATAGAGAAACTGCCAGACATCACCCTCTCACCAGAATCAGCAGAAGAGGATCACACCGCTATTGAGGATGCACCAACTGCCCTCCTACCACGACAACTGGTTCAAGTGGACGTTGCTGCCCACACTGATCCTGGGCGCGATCGCCACCACAACGAGGATTTCTATCTCATCAATCATCGGCAGCAGATGCGCATAACCCCCAACGGTCAACAACTAGAGGTTCAAGGGGTTTATGTTCTCTGTGATGGCATGGGCGGTCACGCCGAAGGAGAAGTCGCTAGCTCCTTAGCCACTAAAACCGTTCATGAATACTTCGAGCAGACTTGGCCGTGGCAGGGAGAACTTCCGAGTGCCGACGAGGTACGCAACGCCATTTACCGTGCCAACGAGGTCATTTTTGCCACCAATGATCAAAAAGCAAAAACGGGCAGTGGTCGCATGGGTACAACACTTGTCATGGCCCTGCTTCATAATTACCATCTCCGCCTTGGTCATGTCGGCGACAGTCGTATCTACCGCTTCACCAAACGCCAAGGACTGCAACAACTAACCACAGATCACGAAGTCGGTCAACGTCTGATTCAACAGGGAGTTGAGCCCGAAATTGCCTATGGCCGGCCCGACGCCTATCAACTCACCCAAGCCCTAGGGCCACGCAATAATGAAGCTATTACTCCTGAGATCATAGACTTAGAGATCTTGGAAGACACCCTAATTCTGCTTTGTTCGGATGGCCTCTCGGATAATCGCTGCCTTGAAACTCACATTATCAGTCATTTGCTACCTATGCTGGACTTCAGTCTGCCGCTCCAGCAGTCCCTTCATCAACTCATCAATCTGGGGAATCAAGTGAATGGTCATGATAACCTGAGCGCGATCGCTATCCGCTTCAAATTGCGCTCCGTTCTCAGCACTCTATTTTAG
- a CDS encoding cyclic peptide export ABC transporter produces MKLFRILLEAAWPTIVAAAIAGLLNGGSTAALIALINAALQKTPALQRLLPGGFILLGTLLLLTHFTSQVLLVRAAQQAVYEMRLLLSRQILASPLRQLEAIGNPQLLATLTEDVDAVSRSFSVLPNLFNAIAIVIGCLIYMGWLSPPLFFALVALIAIGTGSYLFLAGRAQKFLERARQQQDHLFHHFRTLTEGNKELKLNRQRRLAFFYGELTPTAQKTRQQNELGYMVFAIAASWGQLLLFVTIGFFLFTLPHLLGATPTVLSGYVLTIIYLMLPMQQVIDAIPVFSRARVALKKVESLQLSLGDLRQDINNRGELPPFGWKTLSLLQICHQYRGSHKDEPAAFTLGPLSLTIEAGELVFIVGGNGSGKSTLAKIITGLYMPDQGEIWVDDHCLQPEDYEWYRQHFAAVFSDFYLFDSLLGIESPERLAVIPHYLEKLRLSHKVRLEGNRFSTTSLSQGERKRLALLMAYLDDRPAYLFDEWAADQDPVFRDIFYRQLLPELKAQGKTVFVISHDDRYFDIADRLIKLDYGQLVVASHP; encoded by the coding sequence GTGAAGCTATTTCGGATTCTCCTGGAAGCCGCCTGGCCGACGATTGTGGCAGCAGCGATCGCCGGACTTCTCAACGGTGGCAGCACGGCTGCGCTCATTGCCCTCATTAATGCCGCTTTGCAGAAAACCCCTGCCCTCCAACGTCTCTTGCCTGGGGGCTTTATTCTCCTCGGCACACTACTGCTGTTGACCCACTTTACCTCCCAAGTACTGCTGGTGCGGGCTGCCCAACAGGCAGTTTATGAAATGCGCCTCCTCCTCAGTCGGCAGATTCTCGCTTCACCCCTACGCCAGTTAGAAGCCATTGGTAATCCCCAGCTGCTTGCAACGCTGACAGAGGACGTGGATGCTGTCTCCCGTTCCTTTTCCGTGTTGCCCAATCTTTTTAATGCCATTGCCATTGTGATTGGCTGTCTTATTTACATGGGTTGGTTGTCGCCGCCCCTCTTTTTTGCCCTTGTCGCCTTAATTGCCATTGGTACTGGCAGCTACTTATTTCTAGCGGGCAGAGCACAAAAATTCCTAGAGCGAGCACGGCAGCAACAGGATCACCTTTTTCACCACTTTCGGACACTCACGGAGGGCAACAAAGAACTCAAGCTGAATCGACAACGGCGACTCGCCTTCTTCTATGGGGAATTGACACCCACAGCTCAAAAAACACGGCAGCAAAATGAACTAGGGTACATGGTGTTTGCCATTGCTGCCAGTTGGGGGCAGCTGCTGTTGTTTGTGACAATTGGCTTCTTTCTCTTTACACTGCCCCATTTGCTGGGAGCCACACCCACGGTTCTCTCAGGCTATGTTCTCACAATTATCTACCTCATGCTGCCGATGCAACAGGTGATTGATGCCATTCCAGTGTTTAGTCGTGCCAGGGTTGCCCTCAAGAAAGTGGAATCCCTGCAACTCAGCCTTGGGGATCTGCGCCAAGATATTAATAATAGGGGTGAGCTTCCTCCCTTTGGTTGGAAAACCCTCTCTCTCCTGCAGATTTGCCATCAGTACCGCGGTAGCCACAAGGATGAACCCGCAGCCTTTACCCTTGGCCCCTTAAGTTTGACCATTGAGGCCGGGGAACTGGTCTTTATTGTCGGTGGTAATGGCAGCGGCAAATCCACCCTCGCCAAAATTATTACCGGACTCTACATGCCCGATCAAGGGGAAATTTGGGTGGATGATCACTGTTTGCAGCCTGAGGACTACGAATGGTATCGGCAACACTTTGCTGCTGTCTTTAGTGATTTTTACCTCTTTGACTCGCTGTTGGGAATTGAATCTCCAGAACGCCTAGCCGTCATCCCACATTACCTTGAAAAACTGCGCCTCAGTCACAAAGTTCGCCTAGAAGGCAACCGCTTTTCAACGACTTCTCTCTCGCAAGGGGAGCGCAAGCGTTTGGCGTTGTTGATGGCCTATCTCGACGATCGCCCGGCCTACCTCTTTGATGAATGGGCAGCGGATCAAGACCCGGTGTTTCGGGATATTTTCTACCGCCAGCTGCTCCCAGAACTAAAAGCCCAGGGCAAAACAGTCTTTGTGATTAGCCATGACGATCGCTATTTCGATATCGCCGATCGCCTGATTAAACTGGACTATGGCCAACTGGTGGTGGCCTCTCACCCCTAG
- the psb35 gene encoding photosystem II assembly protein Psb35, which yields MGSLAIGFTVGAGNFLPFYGVLLLGLIAAVSIGLIAWYNSKRPPGWENADRPSFIPNLNLEEPAPTLNPDETTDS from the coding sequence ATGGGGTCATTGGCAATTGGCTTTACCGTCGGTGCAGGTAACTTCCTCCCCTTTTATGGGGTGTTGCTGCTGGGTTTAATTGCTGCCGTGAGCATTGGCCTCATTGCATGGTACAACTCAAAGCGTCCCCCGGGTTGGGAAAATGCCGATCGCCCCAGTTTTATTCCTAACTTGAATCTCGAAGAGCCTGCACCCACCCTTAACCCTGATGAGACCACAGATTCGTGA
- a CDS encoding CHAT domain-containing protein: MAFRVLVRVWFLTFIGLVGVVAAITAAQNNSSATALLKKMETPEGYCDNHEGQGAIFCRHSGDRIYAQILITPGPYPGPSSPGSSPEPSSSGAGKSLLNPISPVPPPLVQPPVGAPPVLFLPTITSSLANNNFSQVISLLEQKNTQSFLAYFGRPLDVPELSSKKIQAILQEQALQTGKKPAVIYVLSRPNQTDLLAITPQGDPLYRAVGGVGQDRLLKMAETFTNLVRDPRLVNTRAYLPAAQQLYQWLIAPLRAGLEAQQIDTLVFIPDDGLRGIPLAALHDGQNFLVERFSVGLVPSMSLTDTRYVNIKEARILAMGASDFPDQSPLPAVPVELQQVAQDLGGGAVFLNEAFTLANFKKQHRQGTYGVIHLATHGEFRPGAPQNSYIAFRDSRLNLIQLRNLRLYRPPIELLTLSACRTAVGDLDAELGFAGLAVQAGVKSAVASLWYVSDEGTLALMTRFYKHLNTAPIKAEALRQAQLEMLRGEVTVKGNQLQTPQGEIPLPPEVAKGRGDRPLSHPYYWAAFTMIGNPW; encoded by the coding sequence ATGGCCTTCCGGGTCTTGGTACGGGTATGGTTCCTTACCTTTATCGGTCTTGTGGGCGTGGTTGCCGCTATTACTGCCGCTCAAAACAACAGCAGTGCTACAGCCCTCCTCAAAAAGATGGAAACACCGGAGGGTTACTGTGACAATCATGAAGGTCAAGGCGCGATTTTCTGTCGCCACAGCGGAGACCGAATCTACGCACAAATTCTTATTACTCCTGGCCCTTATCCTGGACCTTCTTCTCCTGGATCATCTCCTGAACCTTCTTCTAGTGGTGCCGGAAAGAGTTTATTGAATCCCATTAGCCCGGTACCACCTCCTTTAGTGCAACCGCCAGTCGGTGCACCACCGGTTTTGTTTCTGCCCACGATTACCTCTTCACTGGCAAATAATAATTTCAGTCAGGTCATCAGCCTTCTAGAGCAGAAAAATACTCAAAGCTTTTTGGCTTACTTTGGGCGTCCTTTAGATGTTCCTGAGTTATCCAGCAAGAAAATTCAAGCAATTCTACAAGAGCAGGCCCTGCAAACGGGGAAAAAACCAGCTGTCATCTATGTCCTCAGCCGTCCGAATCAGACGGATTTACTGGCCATTACACCACAAGGAGATCCCCTTTACCGAGCAGTGGGGGGTGTGGGCCAAGATCGCCTCCTCAAAATGGCGGAAACCTTTACTAATTTGGTGCGGGATCCCCGCTTAGTCAATACCCGCGCCTATTTGCCTGCAGCTCAGCAGTTGTACCAGTGGCTCATTGCCCCCCTGCGGGCAGGCCTGGAAGCCCAACAGATTGATACTTTGGTGTTCATTCCTGACGACGGTTTGCGAGGGATACCGCTGGCGGCACTCCATGACGGCCAAAACTTTTTGGTAGAGCGCTTTAGCGTCGGCTTGGTTCCCAGTATGAGCCTCACGGACACTCGCTATGTGAATATCAAAGAAGCCCGCATCTTGGCCATGGGAGCGTCTGACTTCCCCGACCAATCCCCCTTACCGGCAGTGCCTGTAGAATTACAGCAAGTGGCTCAGGATCTAGGGGGGGGAGCAGTCTTCCTGAATGAGGCCTTTACCCTTGCCAATTTTAAGAAACAGCACCGTCAGGGCACCTATGGCGTGATTCACTTAGCAACCCATGGCGAATTTCGACCAGGAGCTCCCCAAAACTCCTACATTGCGTTTCGGGACAGTCGGCTCAATTTAATTCAGTTGCGAAACCTACGCCTCTATCGTCCGCCAATAGAGCTGCTCACTCTCAGTGCCTGTCGCACAGCAGTGGGTGATTTGGATGCCGAATTGGGGTTTGCAGGTTTGGCGGTGCAAGCGGGCGTGAAGTCGGCGGTGGCCAGCCTGTGGTATGTGAGTGATGAGGGCACATTGGCTTTGATGACCCGGTTCTATAAGCATTTAAATACGGCACCAATAAAAGCAGAGGCTCTGCGCCAAGCCCAACTGGAGATGTTGCGAGGCGAGGTAACCGTCAAGGGCAACCAACTGCAGACACCCCAGGGAGAGATTCCACTGCCGCCAGAGGTTGCCAAAGGGCGGGGCGATCGCCCCCTGAGTCATCCCTATTACTGGGCAGCTTTTACCATGATTGGCAATCCCTGGTAA
- the rseP gene encoding RIP metalloprotease RseP — protein MSMVAVVVAIAILGILIFVHEWGHFIAARSQGIHVNRFSIGFGPLLWKFQGKETEYALRLIPLGGYVGFPDDDPNSGVPANDPNLLSNRPILDRAIVISAGVIANLVFAYLLLLVQVGVMGISQATYHEGVLIPALVPESSLVATKAGIQPGDLVLAVDGQPLGADANSLPNLMRAIQQHPQQPLTLTIQRQGHIQEITVTPEVSEEGQARIGVQLAPHADIHREHTLNPLKLITAAAAEFQRVIVLTLDGFRELFQHFDQAAQQVSGPVAIVAMGADIARSNAEQLFTFTALISINLAIINILPFPALDGGQLLFLVVEALRGRPLPNRIQEGVMQTGLVLLLGLGMFLIVRDTVNLTGLGWVQQLF, from the coding sequence ATGTCCATGGTTGCAGTCGTGGTGGCGATCGCCATCTTGGGAATCTTGATTTTTGTCCATGAGTGGGGGCACTTCATCGCTGCCCGCAGCCAAGGCATTCATGTCAACCGCTTTTCCATTGGTTTTGGCCCTCTCCTCTGGAAATTTCAGGGCAAAGAGACTGAGTACGCCCTGCGCCTGATTCCTTTGGGGGGCTACGTGGGTTTTCCAGACGATGACCCCAATAGCGGCGTTCCCGCCAACGATCCCAATCTCCTAAGCAATCGTCCGATTTTGGATCGCGCCATTGTCATCAGCGCCGGGGTGATTGCCAATTTGGTCTTTGCCTATTTGCTACTGCTGGTGCAGGTGGGGGTCATGGGCATTAGTCAAGCCACGTACCACGAGGGTGTGCTCATTCCTGCCCTTGTTCCTGAAAGTAGCCTTGTGGCCACCAAAGCGGGCATTCAGCCGGGGGACTTAGTTTTAGCTGTGGATGGCCAACCCTTGGGTGCCGATGCCAATAGCTTGCCAAACCTAATGCGAGCTATTCAGCAGCATCCGCAGCAACCCCTGACACTGACGATTCAACGTCAAGGGCACATCCAAGAGATTACCGTCACCCCCGAGGTCAGTGAGGAGGGTCAAGCTCGGATTGGCGTTCAACTGGCGCCCCATGCGGACATTCACCGTGAACACACCTTAAACCCGCTTAAATTAATCACGGCAGCGGCGGCGGAGTTTCAGCGGGTGATTGTCCTAACCCTAGATGGCTTTCGGGAACTTTTCCAGCATTTTGATCAAGCGGCTCAACAGGTCTCTGGGCCGGTGGCGATCGTTGCAATGGGGGCAGATATTGCCCGCTCAAACGCTGAACAGCTCTTTACCTTTACCGCTTTGATCAGTATTAACCTTGCGATTATCAACATTCTGCCCTTTCCAGCCCTAGATGGGGGTCAACTGCTCTTCCTAGTAGTAGAAGCGCTGCGGGGTCGTCCCTTACCTAATCGCATCCAAGAGGGGGTGATGCAAACAGGGCTGGTTCTACTCCTTGGATTGGGAATGTTCCTGATTGTGCGGGACACCGTAAACCTCACAGGCTTGGGCTGGGTGCAGCAACTCTTTTAA
- the ntcA gene encoding global nitrogen regulator NtcA, producing the protein MNKDEPLAPVFRHMASGLFPSTTETYERGKTIFFPGDPAEKVYFLLKGAVKLSRVYEGGEEITVALLRENTVFGVLSLITGTRSDRFYHAVAFTNVELLAVPIEQVEKAMKQDPELPMFMIQGLSSRILQTEMMIETLAHRDMGSRLVSFLLILCRDFGVPTSAGVMVDLKLSHQAIAEAIGSTRVTVTRLLGELRDQNMISIHKKKITVHNPLMLSQQFT; encoded by the coding sequence ATGAACAAAGACGAACCCTTAGCACCAGTCTTTCGCCACATGGCCAGTGGCCTGTTTCCCTCCACAACTGAAACCTACGAACGCGGAAAAACCATTTTCTTTCCGGGGGATCCAGCTGAAAAAGTCTATTTTCTACTGAAGGGGGCGGTCAAGCTCTCACGGGTGTATGAAGGGGGCGAAGAAATCACAGTGGCACTGCTGCGGGAAAATACGGTATTTGGAGTCTTGTCCCTCATTACAGGCACCCGCTCCGATCGCTTTTACCATGCGGTGGCATTTACGAATGTGGAGCTATTGGCCGTTCCCATCGAGCAGGTGGAAAAAGCCATGAAGCAGGATCCAGAACTACCCATGTTTATGATTCAGGGGCTGTCATCGCGGATTTTGCAAACGGAGATGATGATTGAAACCCTTGCCCACCGCGATATGGGATCGCGCTTGGTGAGCTTTTTGCTGATTCTTTGCCGTGACTTTGGCGTACCCACCAGTGCTGGGGTAATGGTGGATTTAAAGCTTTCCCATCAGGCGATCGCCGAGGCCATTGGTTCGACGCGGGTAACGGTAACCCGTCTGCTCGGGGAACTGCGAGATCAAAACATGATCTCAATTCACAAAAAGAAAATCACGGTGCATAATCCGCTGATGCTGAGCCAGCAGTTTACCTAG
- a CDS encoding TIGR03279 family radical SAM protein — translation MSDRALRPALVAAVKPGSIAAELGFEPGDALVAINGDRPRDLIDYRFLCADEYLTLEVLGKDGQTYILEIEKDIDEDLGLEFTTALFDGLMQCNNRCPFCFIDQQPPGKRESLYIKDDDYRLSFLYGSYITLTNLLPSEWQRIARLRLSPLYISVHATVPSVRQRLLKNPRAGEILQQIRWFQEQRLQLHAQVVVCPGINDGECLEQTLRDLAQFYDPDCPTVLSVAVVPVGLTRFRPAEDELTPVTSDHAQAVIQRVQALQQQFERQWQTPFAWLADEWFLIAGWPLPPAAHYQDYPQLSNGVGTIRLFLEEFDLHAQQLPQRLPQSRHLSWVVGNTVEQAFEPLVARLNQIENLRLDLYALASDYWGQRMSVTGLLTGHDLIYHLKGKPLGDRLLLPSLMLKHDAPVFLDDVPLATVEEALGVPIQVVSGGAAGIIAACTHP, via the coding sequence ATGAGCGATCGCGCCCTTCGACCGGCTCTTGTAGCTGCTGTGAAGCCTGGCTCCATTGCCGCGGAGTTGGGATTTGAACCCGGTGATGCTTTGGTGGCCATTAATGGCGATCGCCCCCGCGATCTAATTGACTACCGCTTTCTCTGTGCCGATGAATACCTCACTCTTGAAGTGCTGGGCAAAGACGGCCAAACCTACATTCTCGAAATCGAAAAAGATATTGACGAAGATTTAGGCCTAGAATTTACCACTGCCCTCTTTGATGGTCTAATGCAGTGCAACAATCGCTGCCCCTTTTGTTTTATTGATCAACAACCGCCCGGCAAACGGGAAAGCCTCTATATTAAGGACGACGACTACCGCCTAAGTTTTCTCTATGGCAGTTATATTACCCTCACAAACCTCCTCCCCTCAGAGTGGCAGCGCATTGCCCGCTTGCGCCTTTCCCCCCTTTACATTTCTGTTCATGCTACAGTGCCCAGTGTCCGCCAACGCCTACTGAAAAATCCCCGCGCTGGAGAGATTCTGCAACAGATCCGCTGGTTTCAGGAACAGCGGCTACAACTCCATGCTCAAGTTGTTGTTTGTCCAGGTATTAATGATGGCGAGTGCCTAGAGCAAACACTGCGAGATTTAGCCCAGTTCTATGATCCTGATTGCCCAACAGTCCTCTCAGTGGCTGTAGTGCCCGTAGGGCTGACCCGCTTTCGCCCTGCTGAGGATGAACTCACCCCCGTCACCTCCGACCATGCCCAAGCAGTGATTCAACGGGTACAGGCTTTGCAGCAGCAATTTGAACGGCAGTGGCAAACCCCCTTTGCTTGGCTGGCGGATGAATGGTTCTTGATTGCTGGGTGGCCGTTACCGCCAGCAGCCCACTATCAGGACTATCCACAACTCAGTAATGGAGTGGGCACCATTCGCCTGTTCCTAGAAGAGTTTGACCTTCACGCCCAACAGCTCCCTCAACGCCTACCACAGTCGCGGCATCTCAGTTGGGTGGTCGGCAATACGGTGGAACAGGCTTTTGAACCGTTGGTGGCACGCCTCAATCAGATTGAGAACTTGCGCCTTGATCTTTATGCCTTGGCCAGTGACTATTGGGGACAGCGGATGTCAGTGACAGGGCTACTGACCGGCCATGATTTGATTTATCACCTGAAGGGCAAACCCCTGGGCGATCGCCTCCTCCTGCCCAGTCTCATGCTCAAGCACGATGCCCCCGTTTTTCTCGATGATGTGCCTTTAGCCACTGTGGAGGAGGCTCTAGGGGTACCCATTCAAGTGGTCTCTGGCGGGGCAGCAGGAATTATTGCCGCTTGTACCCATCCCTAA